Within Deltaproteobacteria bacterium, the genomic segment CACTCGGGGCTCTCCGCCCGCCTGCGGGCCGGAGCCTATGGCGGAGAGCCCGGAGGCTGTGGCCCGCAGGCGGGCGAAGTCGGCAAGCTCAAAGCAAAAGACAGGACGACTACCGACGAACTTCCAGCTCGATCGGAACATGTTCCGATCATCGCTATGACTGCCCACGCCATGCATGGATACAGGGAAGAGTGCATTGAAGCTGGAATGGATGATTATGTTTCCAAACCGATTGAACCCAAGGCCCTGGCTGATGCCATTGAAAGACAGCTTTCTGGTTGGGCACAACAGGCTACCGAGCCGGCCTCAAGCGAAGAAACCACATTCATTGATGAGGAAGTCTTTGACAGGTCCGTGTTGCTGGGGCGATTGGGTGGTGACGAGGAGCTTTTTAACGAAGTCATCAGTGTGTTTATGAAGGATGCTCCCGTGCAGTTGGAACAGTTGAGGCAAGCCCTGAACGACAATGACGCTGAGCGGGTTCGACGGCAAGCTCACAGGATCAAGGGGGCGTTTGCAAACATCGGGGCTCAAGCGCTGAGTGATCTTGCCTTTGAGATAGAAACGGCAGGGAAAGATGCCAAACTGGATGTTGCCCTTCCCGTTGTCGGGAAACTGGAAGAGGATTTCGAGAAGCTTGGGTCGGTTTTGTCGGACTTTGATGAAGGTGTATGAAAGATCAGTTTTTTCAGCATTGGAAACTGACGCTAGTGCCCAGTGTCTTAAGACCCTTTTATGGATGGGCACTAGCTATTTGATCCGGATATTCTGGAGGTATTTGTCAAGCTACGAACCTCCTGAAGCAGGCATGAATTTTGCTTGCACTTAAGGGCAATTTTGTTGAAAAGCAATTTAACTGAAAAAAGAGAGGAGGAAGTTGTTATGTCAAGAACCACTGGTAGAGGAAAGGCAGCGTGGGCGCTTGCTTTTGCCACAATCCTCATGTGGGGATGGCCCGTGAGCCAGGCCGGATCTGAAACGGACAAAACCTATGTCGGCTCCGAGGCCTGTGGGGAGTGCCATGAAACCGAATATGAGAGCTTTAAGACCTATAGCAAGAAGGCCCACTCTTATGAGAGCATCAAGGTCATGAAAGAGGGTCTCACAGAGGCGGAGTTTGTGAAGTGC encodes:
- a CDS encoding cytochrome c family protein — protein: MSRTTGRGKAAWALAFATILMWGWPVSQAGSETDKTYVGSEACGECHETEYESFKTYSKKAHSYESIKVMKEGLTEAEFVKCFECHTTGHRKAGGFRSEHETPELKDAGCEVCHGPGSLHVESQEPDDINGSLTAKDCETCHNSDRVAAFDYKPLIYGGAH
- a CDS encoding Hpt domain-containing protein, with amino-acid sequence HSGLSARLRAGAYGGEPGGCGPQAGEVGKLKAKDRTTTDELPARSEHVPIIAMTAHAMHGYREECIEAGMDDYVSKPIEPKALADAIERQLSGWAQQATEPASSEETTFIDEEVFDRSVLLGRLGGDEELFNEVISVFMKDAPVQLEQLRQALNDNDAERVRRQAHRIKGAFANIGAQALSDLAFEIETAGKDAKLDVALPVVGKLEEDFEKLGSVLSDFDEGV